One part of the Quercus lobata isolate SW786 chromosome 7, ValleyOak3.0 Primary Assembly, whole genome shotgun sequence genome encodes these proteins:
- the LOC115952410 gene encoding protein CHROMOSOME TRANSMISSION FIDELITY 7-like, which yields MQAKISTFFKNPTSTSMAPKSPDPHPIFDELTIWENKQHQVFHTYSRRARNPDSNKGSIGEILVKKPNSDNLCSIAKSKSSERAIKTKKKRTYAQLHLDLGQSDFNLHTCSTCGVKYAPGEEEDEKAHKRFHRDYTLGIPFKGWCSERVVHMPSIEGGRIVLVLDCDPVAHRSKVEEVVKMMEIELGSGWIFHKSCKVYLFISSQRIVGCLLAEPIKQAFKVCSCSSNGGSEGTSSKEVARQSSTSLQFGDISFKREVKKRTRSVNSSKVLDGNLNGAIICENEGVPAVCGIRAIWVTPSNRRKQIASQLLDAVRMSFCMGSVLELSQLALSQPTSAGKALASNYFSTGSFLVYKTNGLNSQMVN from the exons ATGCAAGCTAAGATCAGTACTTTCTTCAAAAACCCTACTTCTACTTCTATGGCACCCAAATCTCCAGACCCACATCCCATTTTTGACGAACTCACCATCTGGGAGAACAAACAGCACCAAGTCTTCCACACCTACTCACGCAGAGCTCGAAACCCAGATAG TAACAAAGGGTCAATTGGTGAGATACTAGTGAAGAAACCCAATTCAGATAATTTGTGTTCAATAGCGAAATCGAAGAGTTCTGAAAGAGCAATtaagacgaagaagaagagaacTTATGCACAGTTGCATTTGGATTTGGGTCAGTCTGATTTTAATTTACACACATGTTCAACATGTGGGGTCAAATATGCTCCTGGAGAGGAAGAGGATGAGAAGGCTCACAAGAGATTTCATAGAGACTATACCCTTGGGATTCCATTCAAG GGTTGGTGCAGTGAAAGGGTTGTCCATATGCCTTCAATTGAAGGTGGTCGAATCGTTTTGGTGTTAGATTGTGATCCTGTTGCACATAGGAGCAAG GTCGAGGAAGTGGTAAAAATGATGGAGATTGAGCTTGGAAGTGGATGGATTTTCCATAAGAGTTGTAAG GTGTATCTGTTTATTTCCTCCCAAAGGATTGTAGGTTGCCTACTTGCAGAACCAATAAAACAAGCATTCAAAGTTTGCTCATGCTCATCGAATGGGGGATCTGAGGGCACTTCTTCCAAGGAAGTGGCAAGACAAAGTTCAACCTCCCTCCAATTTGGGGATATCAGTTTTAAAAGGGAAGTCAAGAAAAGAACCCGTTCTGTTAATAGTTCTAAGGTTTTGGATGGGAATCTCAATGGAGCAATCATTTGTGAAAACGAAGGGGTACCTGCTGTCTGTGGCATTAGAGCTATTTGGGTCACTCCCTCTAACAGAAGAAAGCAAATAGCTAGCCAATTACTGGATGCTGTGAG GATGAGTTTCTGCATGGGTTCTGTTCTTGAACTCTCTCAACTGGCACTCTCTCAGCCAACCTCAGCTGGAAAGGCACTGGCATCCAATTATTTTAGCACTGGATCTTTCTTGGTGTACAAAACCAACGGTCTAAACTCACAGATGgttaattaa